In Haladaptatus sp. R4, the genomic window CGTCCTTTTCGGACATCGCCATGACCATCCCCGGATTGCCGCTCATCATGGTACTGGCCGCCGTCTTCCACCCAGATAGCCCCGTCCTCATCGGCCTCCTCATCACCATCAACTATTGGGCTGGCCTCGCCCGCTCGATTCGCTCGCAGGTGCTTACCCTGCGCGAGGAGTCCTATGTGGAAGCCTCGCGGACGATGGGCGTGAGCACGCCGCGCATCCTGTTCAAGGACGTCATCCCGAATTTGATGCCGTTCGTGCTCGTCAACTTCGCCAACGCCGCTCGCTACGTCGTCTTCACCTCCGTCGGATTGGCCTATCTGGGCATCCTGCCCACCTCGGTGCCCAACTGGGGCGTCGACCTGAACAACGCGTACAAGCAAGCTGGGG contains:
- a CDS encoding ABC transporter permease — its product is APLGSTKSGVDVLAMAIHATPPMLIMIAAGGIFATVIALAIGTLAGYSGGTVDTVLTSFSDIAMTIPGLPLIMVLAAVFHPDSPVLIGLLITINYWAGLARSIRSQVLTLREESYVEASRTMGVSTPRILFKDVIPNLMPFVLVNFANAARYVVFTSVGLAYLGILPTSVPNWGVDLNNAYKQAG